The bacterium genomic sequence GTTTCGTTGGGATCAGGGCTGTCTCGGGAGCGTTCGTCCGGCCGCTGCTCGAGACCCCAAAGAAGTCGCTGCTCAAGTTTTTGGGCGACAATGCGATCGACTACGTGCAGGATTCGACCAACCTTGGCGGAGCTGCCCTTCGCAACAGAATCCGCCACCGGCTAGTTCCTACCATAAATGAGGTGTTTGGTTCGCACGCTCTTGCGAAGCTTGCATCCTTCTCGAGGCTCGTCGCCTTGGACTCGCAGGTCCTCGATGAGACCGCACAGAATGCCTACCAGAACGCCACTTGTGAGGTGGACGGGAGGCCCGCACTCCTGGTCGAGGCGCTCAGAAAGATGAGGCCGGCTGTCCACAACAGGGTTGTAAAACAGGCCCTGACTGAGCTCGGCCTCCCACGTCAGAGCATCTATTCTCGCCACATCGCGTCAGTCATAGCCGTTGCGGCCTCGCACAATCCTGAGGCCAGTATCAAGCTCCCCGGAGCGGTGAATGTAACGAGGCATGGTGGCGCGATCGTGTTTGGAGCGCCCGATGCCGTCCCCAGCGACTATCCACCGTTTGAGTGTGAACTTTCCGTGCCCGGCAGTGCACAACTCCCCTCAAGAGAAGTTACGATAACTGCCTCGGCAATCGAAAGCCCGGTCCGGGCGATCCCCGTGAGCAACACCGACGCGCTGCTTTCGGCCGACGTCTGTCTTCAATGCGGCACGAGGCTCATCTTAAGGAGCGCCAAGGGCCAGGACACCTTCATCCCGCTTGGCATGGGCCAAGAGGTCAGAGTTTGCCGCTTCCTCAAGAAGCAGAAGGTCTCGCGCTTTGAGCGGCTGAACCATCCGCTGATCACAAGACGAGATGGGACGGTGCTCTGGGTCGTGGGGCAGAGAATTGACGAAAGGGCGCGAATCACAGAAGCCAGTCGAGGCGGCGTGCGCCTCACGCTGCGCAATGTGCAGTTGGACTTAAACGGCTAAGCGCCCTTAGCGAAGCTCTCTGGGTAGCGGCGCACCAGCTCCTGCCTGATGAGCTTATGAATCTCCTCCTTGCCCAACCTACCATTGACCACAAAGAACCGGTCCTTCTCGCGCTTTGCGAGAATGAGATAGCCTTTTCGCACCTGTCTGTGAAAATCAAGAGGCTCGCCCTCGAGACGGTCTTTACCGTTGCTAACGAAGCGCAAGGGCTTAGACGAGATCCTGTGCAGGCCGATCTCCGGGTCGATGTCCAGCAGGACAGTCAGATGCGGCATGCGGCCGTTGGTCGTGATCTGATTGAGCCGCTCTATGAGAGAGATGTCTATCCCGCGTGCATAGCCCTGGTAGGCAATTGTGGAGTCCACATACCTGTCGGAGATGACGACGGTGTTGTGATTGAGCGCCGGCACGATCAGCTCCTTCACGAGCTGCGCTCTGGCCGCCATATAAAGGAACATCTCAGAAAGCGGCGAGAACGGCGCTTCAGAGGGTTCTAGCAAAACGGGGCGAAGCCTGTCGCCCAGCGCCGTCCCTCCCGGTTCACGAGTCTTGACCACTGAGACCCGCATATCAACCAGAAGGTTATGGAGCATTTCGACCTGCGTAGTCTTGCCTGCGCCCTCGACACCTTCAAAAGTTATGAACAGCTGCACATGAACTCCTCCAAAAAATCATCAATTGCCAATGAGTCACCGCAATAATGCGCCTACCACTTCTTTGCTGTCAAGCCAACGAAGCGATGAGTTTCCCATACGGTCTGTTCCAAAGACCCCGCGCTCGCTATGACACGATGTTCCGGACTGCGCCAGCACTTGCCCGTTCCACGGCAGCTTGATACGATCCTGCAAATGCCTGATAACCTTTACATCTTCGTCAACTGGGCCTGCGCTGCGGTGCTTGCGAGTGTGCTGCTCAAGAAACTCGCCCCCAACTCCACTTTCTGCAGGCCGCTCTTCACGCACAGGATGAGGCCCGCTCGACTTGCAGTTCTCACAGCAATTCTCGCCATAGCCGGCGCGGAGTTTGCTCGCACTACGCTCTATGAGCCGATGTTCCAGCGAGCCGAACCGGGCGATAGCGTGCAGCTGCCAAGCGCGAGCGGTCAGAAGCTTCCGCACAAGCTGCCGAAAAGCCTCGATTTTGCGGAGTATTGGCTCGGCTCGAAGGACCTTGCGCTCGGCAATAACCTCTATCGGGACATGGCCGGGTATATCCATTTCAGGGCCGCACAGTTCAGAAAAGAGGGCAGGCAAGTCCCGATGGCAAGGTACTCGGACTGGCTGCCGACGGACAGGGAGGGGTTCCAGAGGCTTGACAGACTCTCCCGAAAGAACGGCATCCCAGTTTTCCCATACTTCACCTACCCGCCGACCTGGTATGTGCTCTTTACGCCGTTTACTAGCATTGACTGGCGAGATGCGCACGATATCTGGCTCGTTGCGAACCTCGTGTTCGTCGCGGGAGCAATCGCCCTAGCACTGCTTGCGATCGGCTACCGGCCCGGAGGGATAGAGGAGACGCTCGCCCTAATCACGCTCGTTGTGGGCTACTCGCCACTGGTATTCGCGCTCAAGGAGTGTCAGGCCAACAGCCTCGTCCTTCTCATCGTTTGCGCCGCTTTGTATCTGGCATCACGGGGCAAGAACGCTGCGGCAGGTGCGCTGATCGCGCTCGGCGCAGCGGTCAAGGTGTTCCCTGGGATACTACTGCTTTACTTTCTCTGGAAGCGCAAGTTCAGGCTTGCGGCCTGGGGCTTCATCTGTCTGCTAATCATCATGGCGGCGTCGGTCGCAGCGGTTGGATGGGAGGTCCACTACTGGTACTTCTTCAAAGTGGCGCCGACATGGGCCTCGAAT encodes the following:
- a CDS encoding ATP-binding protein, producing the protein FVGIRAVSGAFVRPLLETPKKSLLKFLGDNAIDYVQDSTNLGGAALRNRIRHRLVPTINEVFGSHALAKLASFSRLVALDSQVLDETAQNAYQNATCEVDGRPALLVEALRKMRPAVHNRVVKQALTELGLPRQSIYSRHIASVIAVAASHNPEASIKLPGAVNVTRHGGAIVFGAPDAVPSDYPPFECELSVPGSAQLPSREVTITASAIESPVRAIPVSNTDALLSADVCLQCGTRLILRSAKGQDTFIPLGMGQEVRVCRFLKKQKVSRFERLNHPLITRRDGTVLWVVGQRIDERARITEASRGGVRLTLRNVQLDLNG
- the tmk gene encoding dTMP kinase, whose amino-acid sequence is MQLFITFEGVEGAGKTTQVEMLHNLLVDMRVSVVKTREPGGTALGDRLRPVLLEPSEAPFSPLSEMFLYMAARAQLVKELIVPALNHNTVVISDRYVDSTIAYQGYARGIDISLIERLNQITTNGRMPHLTVLLDIDPEIGLHRISSKPLRFVSNGKDRLEGEPLDFHRQVRKGYLILAKREKDRFFVVNGRLGKEEIHKLIRQELVRRYPESFAKGA
- a CDS encoding glycosyltransferase family 87 protein, with amino-acid sequence MPDNLYIFVNWACAAVLASVLLKKLAPNSTFCRPLFTHRMRPARLAVLTAILAIAGAEFARTTLYEPMFQRAEPGDSVQLPSASGQKLPHKLPKSLDFAEYWLGSKDLALGNNLYRDMAGYIHFRAAQFRKEGRQVPMARYSDWLPTDREGFQRLDRLSRKNGIPVFPYFTYPPTWYVLFTPFTSIDWRDAHDIWLVANLVFVAGAIALALLAIGYRPGGIEETLALITLVVGYSPLVFALKECQANSLVLLIVCAALYLASRGKNAAAGALIALGAAVKVFPGILLLYFLWKRKFRLAAWGFICLLIIMAASVAAVGWEVHYWYFFKVAPTWASNMRAFDMNQSLAGVVSRALVGGEGIRPIAHRPRLARASITLLQTALLAIALWVTRGRASRFNSRVWLEVGLVIVFYQLASTWVLIHHLEWLLIPFLFVWGMSRGAKTVSPWLWCSLGASYVLTGVRYVYWREAFRAEWMALLASLKSFGMLVLFLALAVWVWRLRREQT